The segment CTTACctattttttttatcttaatcCTCCTGGGTTGAACTTACAATTTTCGCCTAATTTTATTTGGGTATATAGATTGGGCAGGCTCTGAGCACTAGACCAGACATATTGCCACCTGTTTATTGCCAAGAACTTGCTAAGTTACAGGTACAAAACCGTTTCTGCATGGTTGCACCTGTAATTATGGCTCATGTCAAGATTTGTTTCTGATTGACTTTAGCAGTGATATTTGTTCCttggttgttgttgttgttgttttttttttttttttttttttctgatttgaAGCTCTTATGTTAATACCAGGACCAAATTCCCCCATTTCCAACCCATGTCGCAATAAAATCTATTGAAAATGAACTTGGTATTCCAGTTTCAGAAATATTTGCTGATATAAGCCCGGAACCTATTTCAGCTGCATCTATAGGACAGGTGTATAAAGGTCAGACAACCATTTCTGTGAAACAGAAAACAATATATCTGTTCTTTGTTTCCCATTCTATCTAAACATTCCATCTTTCTAATAGCACCCTTCTGACTACTTTTTTGAGAATTGTAAAACTGAATACTTGCTCCATCGCTTTAAGTCTTGCAGCTCACCTTCATTCTGGAGAACTTGTAGCTGTTAAAGTACAGAGGCCTGGTATTTCACTCTTGTTGACCCTTGACGCATTGTTATTCCACATGATTGGGGGCCAATTAAAGCGATTTGCAAAAGCCCACAAAGATTTGTTAGTTGCTGTAAATGAAATGGTGAGTCCTCCTTGTTTTAAGTGTGCAGATATTCCAATAATGTGTACATTATATCATCAGTTATTATTTATGCATTTGTAAATAATATATGAGGTTTTGATCTTTGCAATAGATGCGCTTGGCATCTGGACTTGCATTattaattttcatattatttttgcGAAGTACCTGCATTATTACTATCATCTTTTTATTGATGAGATTGTACATTCTTATGGACATCTTCAGGTCTCTTTTAAATGAACAGGTAAGACACATGTTCGATGAAATCGATTACATCTTGGAGGCAAGAAATGCCGAACGCTTTGCCTCTCTTTATAGTGACTGCATTAGTAAGTATATATAATTGCATGTGGACCCTAAAGTTCATGTTAAGTAATTTTAAGATGATCAATTGTTTAGGCTTCTCTGAAAGTAGAAAAATTAAAGGGGTTAACTTAGGGGTTAACTTTCAACCTCTACATGACCTGAAATCATCTTTTGTGTGTCATTTGCTTGTATGGTTGATTTAAACTTTTATAGTATTCTGTGGAGTTCAACTTCACAAATTCACTTTAAAGTATCAAAAAATTTTTGTTGATGTTAGAAGTTTTAACTCCTGTTAGTATAACCTTTTGCTGCACTTTGTCCTAATGATTTATCAGTGGTTATTTATATTCATACAACGTCCTTATGAGTACAGTTCATGGCCAAACTTGTAATCAAAACTCTAAAGATGGGATTACCAACAAAACCAAAAATGCAAGCGGAATAAAAGTGCCAAAATATACTGGGATCTCACTCAAAAAGCTGTGCTTACAATGGAATGGTTGGATGGAATTAAGCTTACAGATGAAACTGCCCTGAAGAAGGCATGTCTGAACCAAAGGCAACTTATTGACCAGGTTTAATCCATTGTTTTATTTGAGCTTTTGTCCATTCAATACTCATTAGTTTTGCTCCGTATGTATGGTCTAACTGTGTTTAGTCTGACTTTACCCGCCTTTTCATGGGTTCTTAGGGAGTATACTGCTCTTTGAGACAATTGCTTGAGGTTGGGTTTTTCCATGCTGATCCACATCCAGGAAACCTATTTGCTACTATCAGTGGCTCCCTTGCATATTTAGACTTTGGGATGATGGGAGATATCCCTCGCCATTATCGTGTAGGACTTATTCAAGTGGTAAGAGCCGTTCTATTGATAATTATACCAGGTTGCTACTTTAAATATCATTGTTGTCATGACCGGTCTCCTACAGCAACTAGGGCATAAGCTTGCATGAAGCTAAATAATATTTCAAAACTGGAATTTTATCTTTTTCCTAACTCTTGAGCAGAAatcagtttttattttttattttttttattttattaaagacGACTCAACTAGTGTTTGCATGTGAAAGTTTACAGTAGTATTTTATTGATATCGATGTTGAAAAAATTAATGGAATGAGTAAAGCAGTAGTTATTAACCTAGGCTCTAAGTAGTCTTTACCTGGTTACTATTCCATGCACGTCATAATCTTCCTTTTCATCTTTTATTCTTTAgcatgtttttattattttgtaatcCTCCCTTTACATCTTTGCTACTTTTAACATGTTTGTTATTTTCCGCATCTTGATCTTGTGTTTTGTGAATGTTGATGCTGAGATTTGATGGTTATTTCCATGAGCTTGTATTTGTGTTGATAAGTTCTTGCTTCTCTCAGCTTGTGCACTTTGTTAATCGTGACTCTCTGGGATTGGCAAATGACTTTCTTTCTTTGGGATTTATTCCTGAAGGAGTTGATATACAATCTGTGGCTGATGCATTGGAGACGTCTTTTGGGAAGGGAACACGACAATCTCAAGACTTCCAGGTTTTTGCTTGTAGTCTCCTTACCTTGTTATTCAGATCTGTTTCCTGGCAAGTAGTTATAATAAGCACTTAAAAATGCCACTGTTGTAGATTTTGTAGTTCTACAAGTTTGTctgttgttgttattattataataaataaaatggttCTCGATTTCTTTTCTTAAGTAAAACGACGAAACTTGACAGTTGTGGGGAAATATTTGCATCAAAGATTGTAAGCAGCTGCTGGAAGTCTGGAACATATTACTTTGTTGTGTTGCATAATTATAGCAAGTATCCATTTGCACTGCCTTAAGATGAGGCCAAAATAGCATTTCTGCATTCAAACAATTGCGTTACAGCGTGAGATTTATTTATCAATCTCGTTAAGATCTACATATCTGTTTATATCTCCAAAGTTTGCATGGCAGCTCCTACTAGACATTTTATTCTGTGCTGGTCACTTGTCTCATCCATATTATAGTTTCTGTTTTACTATTTTCATAAGTAAAAGCTTGACGCCTGTAATTTCTTTCTGTTGCTTTGGATCACAGAGTATAATGAACCAGTTATATGATGTTATATATGATTTTAACTTCTCTCTTCCCCCGGACTATGCTTTAGTGGTAAGAGCTCTTGGTTCACTAGAAGGGACAGCTAAAGTTCTTGATCCTGATTTCAAAGTTGTTGAAACTGCATACCCTTTTGTGATTGGGAAGCTCTTGGCTGATCCAAATCCTGATATGAGAAAAACTTTAAGGGAACTTCTCATCTGTAATAATGGATCCATTAGGTGGAACCGCCTAGAGCGCTTGGTAGGCGTTTTCTCTTTAGTTATTATAAATGCAGAGTAGTCCATCTTTACAATGAAATTATATCTGCTATTAACATATAAGTACAGTTGTCTGTTTTAGTTCACGATTTGGCTTCATGCCTTTAATGACTGGGGTTCATCTTGTGTCAGATAGCAGCAATATCAGAACAGGCATCTGAATCGTCTGAGGAGCCTCCTAAGTCTGAAGAAAAAGGTTCGCATCCCTTGGGATGGAAGTCATTCGATATGCATGCTGTTGTTGCTGCCACCGAAGATCTCCTGCTTTTTATTCTATCTGAGAAGGGTCAAATAGTGCGGGTTTTCCTCCTGCGTGATATAATTAGAGCAGCAGATATATTTCTACAGGACGAAGTTATGGGTCGTAGACTAGATGCTGAAAGTAAAGCAAGAAAAACTTCAGAATCAGAGGTTTGTGATATCTTCTTTATTAATCCCATACACTTTAAGTCTAGCTTTAATTAACATAAAAGAAATTTATATGCAATTTGGGTGAATTGATGTGTTTGGTTTGTTGTAATGTTGGCAGGACGATGCGATTATGAGAAGAGTTATGAATGGGTTTGGGTCACTGAAAGAAGCAGTGAAGTTGGGCCCAGAGGTGTGGACCCCAATGTTCATCCGCATAGCACTGAACCCACAAACCCATAGGTTTTTTGCAGACGTGATATCGGCCTTAATGATGCGGCTCAGCAACAAATTTCCAGACACTTTCTGGGTTTGCATGTCTACACTAATTCACAGGGTGGCAAAATCCCAACCACCTCACACTCCATCCCATCCtattacataaataattatagtaAATAGGGATAGGGAGAGAATGATGAATTATATATGAGAGTAGGTTGGTGTTTTTAGTGTGGAGGCCTTCCATTcccatttatctttaattaaattaggCGTGCTATATCATTGCCATCTGGCAACTCATGCTATCTTCCTTGTAGGATAGGATAATGTAAATaatttgtaaagaaaagaaatggGTATAAAAGATAATAAATAATACAAGTCTCAACTTTAATCATTTATATCAGACTGCTACAATTCCCATTATCTGAGGGAAAGGGAATTGAAATCAATAAGATCATAAGTTAGCAAGATTTGACACGC is part of the Gossypium arboreum isolate Shixiya-1 chromosome 5, ASM2569848v2, whole genome shotgun sequence genome and harbors:
- the LOC108473599 gene encoding LOW QUALITY PROTEIN: uncharacterized protein LOC108473599 (The sequence of the model RefSeq protein was modified relative to this genomic sequence to represent the inferred CDS: inserted 1 base in 1 codon), whose amino-acid sequence is MRNAFATLNRQRRLSTAVHHDRPVGTMLCRSVSLEVQMEIGIGRTPDTWRPSYLLQRNVFSKGFVSVHGERPSAEYAKLRKETLESEFGHTVGTRSSKSVSVVYRFGPFLALYRAAIISFHVLKLTIWRFFFRDIKERASKFRETLIRLGPFYVKIGQALSTRPDILPPVYCQELAKLQDQIPPFPTHVAIKSIENELGIPVSEIFADISPEPISAASIGQVYKAHLHSGELVAVKVQRPGISLLLTLDALLFHMIGGQLKRFAKAHKDLLVAVNEMVRHMFDEIDYILEARNAERFASLYSDCIIHGQTCNQNSKDGITNKTKNASGIKVPKXYWDLTQKAVLTMEWLDGIKLTDETALKKACLNQRQLIDQGVYCSLRQLLEVGFFHADPHPGNLFATISGSLAYLDFGMMGDIPRHYRVGLIQVLVHFVNRDSLGLANDFLSLGFIPEGVDIQSVADALETSFGKGTRQSQDFQSIMNQLYDVIYDFNFSLPPDYALVVRALGSLEGTAKVLDPDFKVVETAYPFVIGKLLADPNPDMRKTLRELLICNNGSIRWNRLERLIAAISEQASESSEEPPKSEEKGSHPLGWKSFDMHAVVAATEDLLLFILSEKGQIVRVFLLRDIIRAADIFLQDEVMGRRLDAESKARKTSESEDDAIMRRVMNGFGSLKEAVKLGPEVWTPMFIRIALNPQTHRFFADVISALMMRLSNKFPDTFWVCMSTLIHRVAKSQPPHTPSHPIT